From the genome of Methanothrix soehngenii GP6:
TCAGGATATAGCATCTTCGCAGTCCAGGCCGTTCCGATGATGAGGTGAGGGCCCTGCGGCCTATCTATCCAGCAGAACGGATTCTGCGGTGCCAGATATACTCGTTTGTTCTGTACAGCTTCGACGCTTGTCCAGATAGGATCGGAGTATACTGTTTTATAGAACTGCGGGCTGGAAGTGATTATTGCTTCTGGGTTCCAGTTCATAACCTGCTCTATGGATACCTGCGTCATGCCGTTTCCTGGAGTAAGGGGACAATCAGCAACGTTGATGCCGCCACAGATGTCGATCACCTGGGAGTGCTGCGAACCAGATGGATCTGTCGCCAGTCCTGTGGGACCTTCGGCATAGTAAACGCGCACTTTTTCGTCCTCTGGGATATCTTTTACTGTCTCATTGATCTTTGTCAGGATTGAACTGCGGAATTCGAGCAGCTTTTCTGCCTGATCCTTGCAATCAAGCAACTTCCCCACATACTCGATGGTGGGATCGGATTTCGTAACGAAGATGATGGAGCCATCGATAGCTACAACCGGGATGCTGCCAAATTTTTCCTGCCTGCGGTTGATAGTTTCCTGGACTTCGCCGTCTGTAGTGTAACCTTCTATTACAATGTCGGGACTCATGTTAATCATAGTCTCATAATTCCCGGTTTGTGTCCCATACCAGCCTCCTATTACCGGCAGGCTCTGATAATTTTCATCCATTAAAGTATGGTTAAAATTATTTATGAAATTCCAGCCTGCAAGTTTGTCGGGTGCGAGCATGTATACAAGAATTGTGGACGGGGGAGACGTAGAGATAACAGAGCTAATGTTTTCAGGAACGGTTAATTGCCTGCCCAACATGTCGGTGATCTGTACGGTGCCTGATGCCTGTTGAATTTCTTGTGCCATGCATTCACAGGCATTCATAGCCAGGAATAGCATAAAAATCAGAACAATTATGCTCCTTTTTTCATTCAAGGTATCAACCCGCTGAATTGAGATATCGCAGCACTATAAATAGTTAGTTGAGCTAAAATATGGCTCTTGGCCAGACTTTTCTTAAATTTATGAATCAAACTGCCCACTGCCACCCTGCCCTAAAAATACCTGTATTTTTAGAAAAAATTCGATAAATGGAACCCCGTTGCTCGGCCCGAGATCACCTCTCTTTTCTATATGGAATCTGGATCTCAGTCAACAGCTCCTCCTCTGCCGTCTTGCAGGGATCACTAAGGTACAGCTCCCGGATCGGTCCGGCTACTTCCAGACCGGCCCCGGCCATGTACTTGAAGACGGACTGGTAGGACTTGTGCAGGGTAGGATAGCTGCCCTTGTGGATCATCGAAAGCATTCTGGCAGCCGGCAGGCTCTTGACCTCGATTCCTGAACCTTCACCCTCCACTTTTCCCGCAATGGGAAGGGCGACCTCGATGCTGACCTCCTTCTCCGACCAATCGGAGATAGCCTCGGCCTCAACGCTGACATGCTCGTCTCCTCTTTCTCTATCATTCTCATTCCCTTTCGCACAGTCCTCATGGTAGATGGCGATGACTGGACCGATAACCTTCAACTGATTTCTCTTGCTGGCTGGGAGATCGACAAAAGAGAATAGCTCTCCGATCAGCTTTTCGATGGTTGGGCTGAGAATTCCCGTCTCCTTCCGGCAGATGACTCGCAGTGCCGGTACATCTTTTACCGCAGGCTCTGTTAATGCCATTCCTATCAACTCCGTTCGTTCCTCTTTCAGCAAGGCCTCGATCCTCTTCAGCCGCAAGATCTCCAACCGGACGGCAGAGAGCCGTCCCTCCATGAGACTATCAACAGTATCCCAATCGCCGCAAGCCTCGGCTTGCAGGTATGTCTTCAAGTCCTCAAGTGAGAAGCCTAGGCTGCAGATGGCTTTGATCTTCACCCCCAGTTCCATCTGGGAGGATGTGTAGTACCTATAGCCGGTGAAGGGATCCCTTGCCTCCGGTACCAGGATTTCCAATCGGTCGTAGTAACGCAGCGCCCTCTGGGATATCCTGGTGATGGCTGAGAACCTGGCTATCGGTATTCGATCGGCTGGCATTGCTGATTGATATGGTCCCACCGGTAAATAAATAGGCTGGCAGTCTGCCCCGGCAGAAGGTTTGAAATGAACCCGTCTGCATAGAGACGAAAGCAATGGCCTTAAAGCGTTTGCCCGCTCAGCAGATCCAATCGGATGGCTGCTACAGCTCGAAGGCAGCGATTCAATCTACCTTCATTTCCGTCTCTTCCGAAAGCGTGCAATTGAGCGCCATATCCCAGGCAGCAATGCGGCATCGCACATTCTGGCCTCTGTACTCCGCAAGGTCGATCGCCACTCTTCCACCATTAAGATTGTCGAAGATCCGCTGCACAACAGTCCCATTTACCAAAAGATCGATCCTCGCAAGCTTGTGGATGCAGGGGGTAGGCTCTGATGCCGTGTATTCGAACATATAACCAGTGCCCTCTCTCTTGCAGGATACTTTTACGTCCACGGGGGCATTGAAGTCATCCTGGATCTTTGCATTTCCCCATCCATTCTCGAACGGATAACTCCCGGTCATGCAGCCTGAATAATGCTCACGCAACCATTGCTTGTGATTGGCAAACGCATCGAATCCCAGCAGGTCGATGTGAGCAGGCTTATTGATCCCTATCCCATCCCGGAATGCTGATTCCAGGAGGGGAACCGAATCCAGCTGGTATCCGCTAAGAAGCGTCTCAACAGTGTCGATTGCCACGGAATCTCTCGAACAGAGAATTGCGTTCACGAGAATGAAATCGGTCTTGGCATCCTTATCTTCCACTTTGTTCGCCGGGCCGCTCCGGTTTCCAGTGAGTGCATCCATGATCACCAGGTCGAATCCTCTTGCACGGTTCAGCGCACACAGGTAATCAAGGAACATCCGGATGTCCCCTGTACCGAATCCATATCCGGCATGCTCCTGCTTTTCAAGGAGGCCGAGCATCGATCCCCAGTGGAGTTTTAGTGCTCCTGTCGTGCCGCAAAGTCCATGGCTTTTCAGAATGGGTATCCCGATATAAACATCGCAGTATTCTGACTCACCTTGTGCCTGATCCTTTGTCCGCAGGAACTTGGGGAGCCAAACCTCAGACCGTCCCCGTATAGGCTCATCGACAACAGCAAGGAACCGGTCTGACTTCTGAACGGAATCGAGGTTGACGAGCTTGGCCCCGGACCCTCCATCGAGAATACCATCGGCATCATAGTCATAACAGATATCGTTTGCCTCGACGGAATTTCCTGCACTTCGCTGCAAACGGGCATAATAAAAACTTTGAGGATTATTTTTGTCGGATGGATTCTTTTCGGGAGTGAATGTTGCGTCGATTACCTTAAGATCCGCACTGCCGTCAAATCCGATGATCTCTCGCACCTTTCCGGCAACATACCTTACGATCCTCGGATCGGATATGATCCCCCTGCCTTTCTCGCCTGGAAGACCCTGGCTTGGCCCGACGACGTTGACCTTGATGACGACCCTGTCGCCCCTCTTGATGATCTCTGAAAGGCCTCGTGGGCCCAGCACCTGGGCGATAGCGTCATCAACAAGATGAGGTATCTCGTCGTCAGCAGGTTCCCTGGTCATGCATGAAAAACCCACAGTTGGCAGGGGATTATCTGGGGGAATTTTTCGCCTGGTGCTCGTATTGGCGTAAACCGCGGAAATGTCTGTCCCTTGCACACCGGAAACCTGGATTTGTCTCATGTCCGCGTTGATCTTTTCCCATCGACGGCTGATATCGCTGGAGTAGTGGATGCCGACCGCGGGAGATAACTTCTCATCAGCACAGGTGGAAGAGACAGAATTATCAGAGTTATTCATAAC
Proteins encoded in this window:
- a CDS encoding iron ABC transporter substrate-binding protein, producing the protein MNEKRSIIVLIFMLFLAMNACECMAQEIQQASGTVQITDMLGRQLTVPENISSVISTSPPSTILVYMLAPDKLAGWNFINNFNHTLMDENYQSLPVIGGWYGTQTGNYETMINMSPDIVIEGYTTDGEVQETINRRQEKFGSIPVVAIDGSIIFVTKSDPTIEYVGKLLDCKDQAEKLLEFRSSILTKINETVKDIPEDEKVRVYYAEGPTGLATDPSGSQHSQVIDICGGINVADCPLTPGNGMTQVSIEQVMNWNPEAIITSSPQFYKTVYSDPIWTSVEAVQNKRVYLAPQNPFCWIDRPQGPHLIIGTAWTAKMLYPDLFADMDLDSLTGEFYSEFFHYALEDSDLDMLLHPEAKITK
- a CDS encoding MerR family transcriptional regulator, giving the protein MPADRIPIARFSAITRISQRALRYYDRLEILVPEARDPFTGYRYYTSSQMELGVKIKAICSLGFSLEDLKTYLQAEACGDWDTVDSLMEGRLSAVRLEILRLKRIEALLKEERTELIGMALTEPAVKDVPALRVICRKETGILSPTIEKLIGELFSFVDLPASKRNQLKVIGPVIAIYHEDCAKGNENDRERGDEHVSVEAEAISDWSEKEVSIEVALPIAGKVEGEGSGIEVKSLPAARMLSMIHKGSYPTLHKSYQSVFKYMAGAGLEVAGPIRELYLSDPCKTAEEELLTEIQIPYRKER
- a CDS encoding DUF362 domain-containing protein → MNNSDNSVSSTCADEKLSPAVGIHYSSDISRRWEKINADMRQIQVSGVQGTDISAVYANTSTRRKIPPDNPLPTVGFSCMTREPADDEIPHLVDDAIAQVLGPRGLSEIIKRGDRVVIKVNVVGPSQGLPGEKGRGIISDPRIVRYVAGKVREIIGFDGSADLKVIDATFTPEKNPSDKNNPQSFYYARLQRSAGNSVEANDICYDYDADGILDGGSGAKLVNLDSVQKSDRFLAVVDEPIRGRSEVWLPKFLRTKDQAQGESEYCDVYIGIPILKSHGLCGTTGALKLHWGSMLGLLEKQEHAGYGFGTGDIRMFLDYLCALNRARGFDLVIMDALTGNRSGPANKVEDKDAKTDFILVNAILCSRDSVAIDTVETLLSGYQLDSVPLLESAFRDGIGINKPAHIDLLGFDAFANHKQWLREHYSGCMTGSYPFENGWGNAKIQDDFNAPVDVKVSCKREGTGYMFEYTASEPTPCIHKLARIDLLVNGTVVQRIFDNLNGGRVAIDLAEYRGQNVRCRIAAWDMALNCTLSEETEMKVD